A single genomic interval of Brevibacillus brevis harbors:
- a CDS encoding ABC transporter permease, which yields MMFIVRRLLLTIPILLLVSIMTFSLIHMIPGDPARVILGEEATPEAYRALRTELGLDQPIVVQYFSWLGKVVTGDLGISITDRVPVADLIMQRLPATVELTIGTFLVAILIAFPAGILAAVRRGTWIDYTSTFTALGGMSIPSFWLAMMMIIFFAVENQWLPSSGYVPFSENPTQNLMAMILPCLATGLRESAVLMRMLRSSLLDVVSMDFIRTAKAKGLNEARTILGHALRNAMVPVVTTSGLMIAGLLGGLVITESIFSIPGFGRLIVESVFKRDYVTVQGAILVSAVLVVLVNLIVDILYAVIDPRIKAGKGAGE from the coding sequence ATGATGTTCATAGTCAGGCGTCTATTGCTGACAATCCCGATTCTCCTGCTGGTGTCGATTATGACATTCTCTTTGATTCATATGATCCCGGGCGATCCTGCCCGGGTCATTTTAGGAGAGGAAGCGACACCGGAAGCCTATAGGGCACTGCGAACCGAGCTGGGATTGGATCAGCCGATCGTGGTGCAGTATTTTTCCTGGTTAGGAAAAGTGGTAACGGGTGATTTGGGAATATCGATTACGGACCGTGTACCGGTCGCAGACTTAATAATGCAAAGACTCCCGGCTACCGTGGAATTGACGATCGGAACATTCCTGGTAGCGATTCTGATTGCGTTTCCTGCGGGAATTCTCGCAGCAGTGCGACGTGGGACCTGGATTGACTATACAAGTACTTTTACTGCGCTAGGCGGTATGAGTATCCCCAGCTTCTGGCTGGCGATGATGATGATTATTTTCTTTGCCGTGGAAAACCAGTGGCTGCCTTCATCTGGTTATGTACCGTTTTCCGAGAATCCTACACAAAACCTGATGGCCATGATTCTGCCCTGTTTGGCAACGGGCTTGCGGGAATCTGCCGTATTGATGCGAATGCTGCGTTCTTCTTTGCTCGATGTCGTGAGCATGGACTTTATTCGGACAGCGAAAGCGAAGGGATTGAATGAGGCTCGCACGATTTTGGGGCATGCGCTGAGAAATGCGATGGTTCCAGTGGTAACGACCTCGGGTTTGATGATCGCAGGCTTGTTGGGTGGTCTGGTGATTACCGAGTCGATTTTTTCGATTCCTGGCTTTGGCCGTCTGATTGTGGAATCTGTCTTCAAACGTGACTACGTAACGGTTCAAGGAGCCATTCTTGTTTCTGCGGTTCTCGTTGTCTTGGTAAACCTGATTGTCGACATTTTGTACGCTGTCATTGATCCGCGCATCAAGGCTGGGAAAGGAGCAGGTGAGTGA